A region of Candidatus Omnitrophota bacterium DNA encodes the following proteins:
- a CDS encoding class I SAM-dependent methyltransferase: MFSEKNIADSSSREAKFFNNISSGEYNVLTETDYNNFLEIVKSEIIEKNRLDNLQILEAGCGTGIFGRKILAHLKQKITITGVDISNNLIGYLRLLKPKNYVAIHDNIINQNLFENETFDIIICPFILHHLYKSELEIFVKNSWRWLKSEGYIIAIEPNGSNPILWISHRIGKIYRAVFRNTKYLSPKETVYSCRFYEKLFLKSDFMKIIVLKIQIKGKLSHLGFGIKIFVALRNHLSRFFGRDRLS, translated from the coding sequence TTGTTTTCTGAGAAAAATATTGCAGATAGTAGTAGTCGGGAGGCAAAATTCTTTAATAACATTTCTAGCGGAGAATATAATGTTTTGACAGAAACAGACTATAATAATTTTTTGGAGATAGTAAAATCAGAGATAATTGAAAAGAATCGTTTAGATAACTTACAAATACTTGAAGCAGGTTGCGGGACAGGTATATTTGGCAGGAAAATCCTCGCTCACCTGAAACAAAAAATCACAATTACTGGTGTTGATATTTCAAACAATCTAATTGGTTACCTGAGATTACTTAAGCCGAAAAACTACGTTGCAATTCATGACAATATTATAAACCAAAACCTATTTGAAAACGAAACCTTTGATATAATTATTTGTCCTTTCATATTACACCATTTATATAAAAGTGAGTTAGAAATATTTGTAAAAAACTCATGGAGATGGCTGAAGTCAGAAGGATATATAATCGCTATCGAACCAAATGGCTCTAACCCCATTTTATGGATAAGCCATAGAATCGGAAAAATATACAGAGCTGTTTTTAGAAACACTAAATACCTTTCTCCAAAGGAAACTGTCTATTCTTGTCGGTTTTACGAGAAGCTGTTCCTGAAATCAGACTTTATGAAAATCATAGTTTTAAAAATTCAAATTAAAGGTAAACTGTCTCATTTAGGATTTGGGATAAAAATTTTTGTCGCACTTAGAAATCATTTGTCAAGATTTTTTGGAAGAGATAGGTTGTCATAA
- a CDS encoding glycosyltransferase family 2 protein → MEKKLVSIIIPTYNREKEVLECISSLLNISYPNFEIIVVDNASQDNTANIIKEKFSNIKNIKILELSQNLGAAGGRNEGIRHAKGEYLCFVDNDNIVDKNFLTELVKLAETDEKIGFVGPKMYYFNDPERIWYAGAEISLLTSRGRYIGISEIDKGQHDRIREVGHIPNVWLVKKCVIEKIGVLDTSYVVCYEESDWAMRARKAGYKIMFCPTAVVYHNIPLRKISKGLRGLIGFDNPYKVFYAARNRTLFMKKFASKLSFILYLLIFNNILLIQYCLIFLYYRRSDLVKSYIKGYLSGIIK, encoded by the coding sequence ATGGAAAAGAAGTTAGTTTCTATTATTATACCAACTTACAATCGTGAAAAGGAAGTTCTTGAATGTATTAGTTCACTGCTCAATATTTCTTATCCTAATTTCGAAATTATAGTTGTTGATAATGCATCACAGGATAATACAGCAAATATTATAAAAGAAAAGTTTTCTAATATTAAGAACATTAAAATTTTGGAGCTTAGCCAAAACCTTGGCGCTGCCGGTGGAAGAAATGAGGGTATAAGACACGCGAAAGGGGAATATCTGTGCTTTGTAGATAACGACAATATAGTAGATAAGAATTTTTTAACTGAGCTTGTAAAATTGGCTGAAACTGATGAGAAAATAGGATTTGTCGGACCTAAAATGTATTATTTCAATGACCCGGAACGGATTTGGTATGCCGGGGCAGAAATAAGCTTGCTAACTAGTAGGGGGAGATATATTGGTATTAGTGAAATTGATAAGGGGCAACATGATCGGATTCGAGAGGTAGGTCACATCCCAAATGTGTGGTTAGTCAAAAAATGCGTCATTGAAAAGATAGGAGTACTTGACACAAGTTATGTTGTGTGTTATGAAGAGTCTGATTGGGCAATGAGAGCAAGAAAAGCAGGGTATAAAATCATGTTTTGTCCAACCGCGGTAGTTTATCATAATATACCATTACGAAAGATAAGTAAAGGTCTGCGTGGTTTGATAGGGTTTGATAACCCATATAAGGTTTTCTACGCAGCTAGGAATCGAACACTATTTATGAAGAAATTTGCAAGTAAGCTAAGCTTTATATTATATCTATTGATTTTTAACAATATTCTTTTAATTCAATATTGTTTAATCTTTTTGTATTATAGAAGAAGTGATTTAGTAAAAAGTTATATTAAAGGGTATTTATCAGGAATAATAAAATGA
- a CDS encoding class I SAM-dependent methyltransferase, which translates to MKGFLLKIWLKGERSNYNNVLSVLEYNPNAVVLDCGCGNGEFTLRAASKIGVREIFGIEIDEELANVAKAKGIKVKQADLNKKIPFDDASFDVVIANQLIEHLFDTDNFVDEIYRILRRGGTQ; encoded by the coding sequence ATGAAAGGGTTCTTATTGAAGATTTGGCTTAAAGGAGAAAGAAGTAATTATAATAATGTTCTCTCGGTGTTGGAATACAATCCTAATGCAGTTGTCTTAGACTGTGGTTGTGGTAATGGTGAGTTTACACTACGAGCTGCTTCCAAGATTGGAGTCAGAGAGATATTTGGAATTGAAATCGACGAAGAGTTGGCTAATGTAGCAAAAGCAAAAGGAATTAAGGTAAAACAAGCTGACCTGAACAAAAAGATTCCATTTGATGATGCTTCATTTGATGTGGTGATTGCTAATCAACTAATTGAGCATCTTTTTGATACTGATAACTTTGTCGATGAGATTTATCGTATATTGAGACGGGGGGGTACGCAGTGA
- a CDS encoding class I SAM-dependent methyltransferase: MKKYSDSIEERLTGRHKKCMEFCGDIKDKKILNIGCYNGWFEKFAIENGCLEIIGIDTNEDNLVNVKTQVKDKRAKFFKASILDLSQFGTNYFDLVTMFDVLEHLPKNKETIALSEIKRVLKSDGKLVISTPNNSLFSKILDPAWYLGHRHYSKDSIVKIFSEAGLKLKKIDYGGGFHELFSMILLYFFKWGFKREIPFKSWFERKREEEYLNNNGFVTLFVRANK; this comes from the coding sequence ATGAAAAAATATTCAGATTCAATAGAGGAAAGACTGACTGGTAGGCATAAGAAATGTATGGAATTTTGTGGGGATATAAAAGATAAGAAGATACTTAATATTGGATGTTACAATGGTTGGTTTGAAAAATTTGCAATTGAAAATGGTTGTTTAGAGATCATTGGGATAGATACGAATGAGGATAATTTAGTTAATGTTAAGACCCAAGTGAAAGACAAAAGAGCCAAATTTTTTAAAGCCTCCATATTGGATTTATCACAATTTGGGACAAATTATTTTGATCTTGTCACAATGTTTGATGTTTTAGAACACCTTCCTAAGAATAAAGAGACAATTGCCTTAAGTGAGATAAAAAGAGTTTTAAAGTCAGATGGGAAATTAGTGATATCAACTCCTAATAATTCGTTATTCTCCAAGATACTCGATCCTGCGTGGTACCTTGGACATAGGCATTATTCAAAGGATAGTATTGTAAAAATTTTCTCAGAGGCTGGATTAAAATTGAAAAAAATAGATTATGGGGGTGGTTTTCACGAATTATTTTCTATGATTTTGCTTTATTTCTTTAAGTGGGGTTTCAAAAGAGAAATCCCTTTCAAGAGTTGGTTTGAAAGAAAAAGAGAAGAGGAATACTTAAATAATAATGGTTTTGTAACTCTATTTGTGAGGGCTAACAAATGA
- a CDS encoding glycosyltransferase, whose amino-acid sequence MKILVFANTFNVASGGDKIFVKCCKYWQNHNNKILIVTNEKGFNFCLNSGIKESNLEIWRSFFLDKLNIRISYIYKTLVSVIRGIFLNTYEYEVVFSSSDFLPDVLPALINKIKNKKIKWISAFYLFAPKPWQKNNPYKGKYFIIGVFYWLSQLISYYITKNVSDIVLVTNYDYIKSFINRKRDANKIMVFKGVVDINETERYFSAAQFIPFEKKIYDGCFVGRLHPQKGVLQLIDIWGKVCQKIPKARLAIIGAGILQDKLREKIISKCLQNSVELLGFKDGREKYEVFKISKVFVQPSLYETFGMATVEAMAWGLPVVGFDLESLRLYFTKGMFKVPCFDLNKFSDKIIELLKDKNLYQNTSEEARIYAKQFDFREAIRDLNEILLK is encoded by the coding sequence ATGAAAATTTTGGTCTTTGCTAATACTTTTAATGTAGCAAGTGGAGGAGATAAAATATTTGTTAAATGCTGTAAATATTGGCAGAATCATAACAATAAAATTTTGATTGTAACTAATGAAAAGGGATTTAACTTTTGTTTAAATAGTGGAATAAAAGAAAGCAATCTTGAAATATGGAGAAGCTTCTTTTTGGATAAATTAAATATCCGTATCTCTTATATTTATAAAACACTCGTTTCAGTGATAAGAGGCATTTTTTTAAATACATACGAATACGAGGTAGTCTTTTCTTCTTCAGATTTTCTGCCCGATGTCCTACCCGCATTAATAAACAAAATTAAAAATAAAAAAATAAAATGGATTTCCGCCTTTTATCTCTTTGCTCCGAAACCATGGCAAAAAAATAATCCTTACAAAGGCAAGTATTTTATTATTGGTGTTTTTTATTGGTTGAGTCAATTGATCTCATATTATATTACAAAAAATGTTTCAGATATAGTCTTAGTTACAAATTATGATTATATCAAAAGCTTTATTAATCGGAAAAGAGATGCTAATAAGATTATGGTTTTTAAAGGTGTTGTAGATATAAACGAAACTGAAAGATACTTTTCTGCTGCTCAATTCATCCCTTTTGAAAAAAAAATTTATGATGGGTGTTTCGTAGGGAGATTGCATCCACAGAAAGGTGTATTGCAATTAATAGATATATGGGGAAAAGTATGCCAAAAAATACCAAAAGCTCGCTTAGCAATTATTGGTGCAGGAATATTGCAGGATAAATTAAGAGAAAAAATTATTTCCAAGTGCTTGCAGAATAGTGTTGAATTATTAGGTTTTAAAGATGGTAGAGAGAAATACGAAGTTTTCAAGATTTCTAAGGTTTTTGTTCAGCCTTCCTTGTATGAGACCTTTGGGATGGCGACGGTAGAAGCTATGGCTTGGGGGTTACCTGTAGTTGGTTTTGATTTGGAATCATTAAGGTTATATTTTACAAAAGGTATGTTTAAAGTTCCTTGTTTTGACCTGAATAAATTTTCCGATAAAATTATTGAACTTTTAAAAGATAAGAATTTATATCAAAATACAAGTGAAGAAGCCCGAATTTATGCCAAACAATTTGACTTTCGGGAAGCAATTCGTGATTTAAATGAGATTTTATTAAAATGA
- a CDS encoding sugar nucleotide-binding protein has translation MNKNKILVFGRGFIGSRIQEELGCPFTERKIKSFKDAEEEVKRSNPCVIINCIGHIGRNVDECEKDLDKTLSANTLVPLILAEISLRKKIKFIHISSGCIYHFDYKKQKPIMEIQPPDFFELFYSRTKIYAEEALKALARKNPLLILRPRVPLDDRPHPRNLLTKLLNYKRVIDIPTSITYLPDFLKALKHLIKIDARGVYNVFNKGVLKYPELLEVYKKYVPEFGYKIIDLKELGLLRTNVILSTKKLEKTGFKVRDIHEVLEECVSAYLQ, from the coding sequence ATGAATAAAAATAAGATTCTTGTTTTCGGTAGAGGGTTTATTGGTTCAAGGATTCAGGAAGAATTGGGCTGTCCTTTTACCGAACGAAAAATAAAATCTTTTAAAGACGCAGAAGAAGAAGTTAAGAGATCTAATCCCTGTGTAATCATCAACTGTATTGGCCACATTGGTAGAAATGTAGATGAATGTGAAAAAGATTTAGATAAAACTCTCTCTGCCAATACCCTCGTCCCCTTAATTTTGGCTGAAATTTCTTTAAGAAAAAAAATAAAATTCATCCATATCAGTTCCGGTTGTATCTATCATTTTGATTACAAAAAACAGAAACCCATTATGGAAATCCAGCCTCCGGATTTCTTTGAGTTATTTTACAGTCGGACAAAAATTTATGCCGAAGAGGCCCTGAAGGCTTTAGCCAGAAAAAATCCTCTTCTTATTTTAAGACCGCGTGTTCCTCTAGATGATCGTCCCCATCCCCGTAATCTCCTCACCAAATTACTCAATTATAAAAGAGTAATAGACATTCCCACTTCAATTACTTATCTCCCTGATTTTCTAAAAGCTTTAAAGCATCTAATAAAAATAGATGCCCGGGGAGTGTACAATGTGTTTAATAAAGGGGTCTTAAAATACCCAGAACTTTTGGAAGTTTATAAGAAATATGTTCCTGAATTTGGATATAAGATTATTGACCTGAAAGAATTGGGGTTGTTAAGGACAAATGTAATTCTTTCTACAAAGAAATTGGAAAAAACTGGTTTTAAAGTTCGTGATATCCATGAAGTTCTGGAGGAATGCGTAAGTGCATATTTGCAATAA
- the rfbA gene encoding glucose-1-phosphate thymidylyltransferase RfbA, producing MKGIILAGGKATRLYPITKGLCKQLLPIYDKPLVYYPLSVLMLAGIREILVISTPPALPFFKNLLGEGKELGISLSYAEQKESRGIAEVFIIGEDFLKKDRVCLILGDNIFFGHGLPELLKEAKCYEGASIFGYYVKEPQRYGVIEFDRNKEVISIIEKPKKPKSNWAVTGLYFYDNGVVKIAKSLKPSWRDELEITDINNTYLKLNKLKLTLLGRGYAWLDTGTCDSLIDASLFIKTIEERQGLKIGCIEEVAYRMGFINKKQLKKLAEQYNSTYGEYLLRIINE from the coding sequence ATGAAAGGCATAATTCTTGCAGGAGGAAAAGCGACCCGTCTTTATCCCATTACCAAAGGTCTCTGTAAACAGCTCCTCCCTATATATGATAAACCGCTTGTTTATTATCCCCTTTCGGTACTAATGCTTGCGGGAATTAGAGAGATATTGGTAATTTCCACTCCCCCGGCGCTTCCTTTCTTTAAAAATTTGTTAGGTGAGGGAAAAGAATTAGGGATTAGCCTTTCTTACGCTGAGCAGAAAGAATCGCGAGGGATCGCAGAAGTCTTCATTATCGGAGAAGATTTTCTCAAAAAAGATAGAGTCTGTCTTATCTTAGGAGACAATATCTTCTTCGGACACGGGCTCCCAGAGTTACTTAAAGAAGCAAAATGTTATGAGGGAGCGTCAATTTTTGGATATTATGTAAAAGAGCCACAAAGATATGGCGTTATTGAATTTGATAGAAATAAAGAAGTGATTTCTATTATTGAAAAACCCAAAAAACCAAAATCAAATTGGGCAGTTACGGGTTTATATTTCTACGATAACGGCGTGGTTAAAATTGCCAAAAGCCTCAAACCTTCCTGGAGAGATGAATTGGAAATTACTGATATTAATAATACCTATTTAAAATTAAATAAGTTAAAACTTACCCTTTTAGGTCGGGGTTATGCCTGGCTGGATACGGGAACTTGCGATTCTCTGATTGATGCCTCTTTATTTATTAAAACCATTGAGGAACGCCAAGGTTTAAAAATCGGCTGTATTGAAGAGGTTGCTTACCGTATGGGATTTATAAATAAAAAGCAACTCAAAAAATTAGCAGAGCAATACAATTCAACTTATGGCGAATATCTTTTAAGAATAATCAATGAATAA
- a CDS encoding SDR family oxidoreductase: MNILITGGAGFIGSHLCERLIKEGNRIICLDNLITGELPNIEPLLKNPSFKFIQHDITKSIEIEEDIDYVLHFASPASPIDYLNFPIQTLKVGSLGTHNALGIAKAKKAKFLLASTSEVYGDPLIHPQRETYWGNVNPVGPRGVYDEAKRFAEAITMAYHRVHKIDTRIVRIFNTYGERMRKQDGRVIPNFINQALANEPLTVYGEGTQTRSFCYISDLIEGIIKLMHVEYHSPVNLGNPQECSIIELAKLIIRITGSKSRIEFKPLPQDDPKQRKPDITLAKKLLNWEPKVSFEEGLKKTIAWFKGSS; this comes from the coding sequence ATGAATATTTTAATCACTGGCGGTGCAGGTTTTATTGGTTCGCATCTTTGTGAGCGGTTAATTAAAGAGGGAAACCGAATTATCTGTTTAGATAACTTAATTACCGGAGAACTTCCCAACATCGAACCCCTACTTAAAAACCCTTCTTTTAAATTTATTCAGCACGATATAACAAAATCCATAGAAATTGAGGAAGATATAGACTATGTTCTTCACTTTGCTTCGCCCGCGAGTCCCATTGATTATCTAAATTTCCCCATTCAGACCCTAAAAGTCGGTTCGCTGGGAACACACAATGCTTTAGGTATTGCCAAGGCAAAAAAAGCAAAATTTCTTCTTGCTTCCACTTCCGAAGTTTACGGAGACCCCCTTATTCATCCCCAGCGTGAAACTTACTGGGGAAACGTCAATCCCGTTGGTCCACGGGGAGTTTACGACGAGGCAAAGCGTTTTGCAGAAGCAATTACTATGGCCTATCACCGTGTCCATAAAATAGACACGCGGATTGTGCGTATTTTTAATACTTATGGGGAAAGAATGCGAAAACAAGATGGTCGGGTAATTCCTAACTTTATTAATCAGGCACTTGCCAATGAACCCTTGACGGTCTACGGAGAGGGAACGCAAACCCGTAGTTTCTGTTATATTTCTGACCTTATTGAAGGAATAATCAAACTTATGCACGTAGAGTATCACTCTCCGGTAAATTTAGGGAATCCCCAGGAGTGCTCCATAATAGAATTAGCAAAATTAATCATTCGGATTACTGGAAGTAAAAGTAGGATTGAATTTAAGCCTCTTCCTCAAGATGATCCTAAACAGAGAAAACCCGATATTACTTTAGCAAAGAAACTTCTTAATTGGGAACCAAAAGTTAGTTTCGAGGAAGGGCTAAAGAAAACTATTGCTTGGTTTAAAGGGAGTAGTTAA
- a CDS encoding SDR family oxidoreductase — translation MSTYLVTGGAGFIGSHIVEALLKAGQRVKVLDNLLSGRIENLSFTRRYARRGRNFILITGDIRDLKTCERACRGVDYVFHQAALRSVPKSMQHPREYNEVNIGGTLNILLASKKTGVRRVVYASSSSVYGETNVFPEKENFLPHPISPYACSKLAGEYYCQVFSASFGLETVSLRYFNVFGPRQSLESQYAIVVPQFIVSLLHNERPPIYGDGKQSRDFTYIDNVVEANLLAMKIPGISGEVFNIASGKDYSVLALLKILNNILHKKIKPRFVPPRAGDVQRTWADISKAKGKLGFLPKVDFQKGLEKTVTWFRERYSQT, via the coding sequence ATGTCTACTTACTTAGTAACCGGCGGAGCAGGATTTATTGGTTCGCATATTGTAGAAGCCTTGCTTAAAGCAGGGCAGAGGGTGAAAGTTTTAGATAATCTTTTAAGCGGTAGAATAGAAAATTTGTCTTTTACTCGGCGCTATGCGCGAAGAGGAAGAAATTTTATCTTAATTACAGGAGATATCCGTGACCTAAAGACTTGTGAAAGGGCATGTCGGGGAGTAGATTATGTTTTTCATCAGGCTGCCTTACGGTCTGTCCCCAAGTCTATGCAACACCCTCGAGAATACAACGAAGTTAATATTGGAGGAACGCTCAACATCCTTCTTGCCAGTAAAAAAACAGGAGTAAGAAGAGTGGTGTATGCTTCTTCCAGTTCTGTTTATGGAGAAACCAACGTTTTCCCCGAGAAAGAAAATTTCTTGCCTCATCCTATTTCTCCCTATGCATGCTCCAAGCTTGCGGGGGAATATTATTGTCAGGTATTTAGTGCGAGTTTTGGTTTAGAGACGGTTTCCTTACGTTACTTTAATGTTTTTGGTCCCCGGCAATCACTAGAATCACAATATGCCATTGTAGTTCCCCAATTTATTGTTAGCCTTTTGCATAATGAACGGCCTCCTATTTATGGAGATGGAAAACAATCCCGCGATTTTACTTATATCGATAATGTAGTGGAAGCAAATCTTTTAGCTATGAAGATTCCAGGAATTAGTGGAGAGGTTTTTAACATTGCTTCGGGGAAAGATTATTCGGTACTTGCGCTTCTTAAAATTTTGAACAATATCCTGCACAAAAAAATAAAGCCCAGATTTGTTCCTCCCCGTGCAGGTGATGTGCAAAGAACCTGGGCAGATATCTCTAAGGCAAAAGGAAAATTAGGTTTTCTGCCTAAGGTAGATTTTCAGAAGGGATTAGAAAAAACTGTTACCTGGTTCAGGGAAAGATACTCCCAAACCTAA